One genomic window of Senegalia massiliensis includes the following:
- a CDS encoding putative glycoside hydrolase, with product MNNIRKKVVTSGLILGLSFSAFTFSFMPNKVIADENKFTNINEDGYISQPSTDWGLYKQDKKVKGIFVTGHSYGHPTKYNELLDLANRTEINSMVIDVKDDGGMLSYKSDVPLAIEAGANEVVIMNDRDFFSKRMKEIIDNDIYPIARIVTFKDKVIGSARPDLAIKNKSGGVWRDNKGNAWLDPYNKDSWEYPIQLAEEAALMGFKEIQFDYVRFPTDGDRGNIDYGQAGKDKSKADAIKEFLDYARERLHDKGVVVSADVFGDIIAVKGDSTIGQQLELLGANTDILSPMVYPSHYGLGFYGVDYPDTKPYEIVNKAMDQAVERLDTIPKEERAKIRPWLQDFSAPWLKSAYGSNYITYGPEQVRAQIKATYDSGLEEWILWNAANRYTEGALEKE from the coding sequence ATGAATAACATAAGAAAAAAAGTAGTAACAAGTGGTTTAATTTTAGGCTTATCATTTTCAGCTTTTACTTTCTCATTTATGCCAAATAAAGTTATTGCAGATGAAAACAAATTTACTAATATAAATGAAGATGGGTACATATCTCAGCCATCTACAGATTGGGGTTTATATAAGCAAGATAAAAAAGTAAAAGGTATATTTGTAACAGGACATTCATATGGACATCCAACTAAATATAATGAATTATTAGACTTAGCTAATAGAACTGAGATAAATTCAATGGTTATTGATGTAAAAGATGATGGAGGAATGCTTTCATATAAATCTGATGTACCTCTTGCAATAGAAGCTGGAGCTAATGAAGTTGTTATAATGAATGATAGGGATTTTTTTAGTAAACGAATGAAAGAAATTATTGATAATGACATATATCCAATAGCAAGAATAGTTACTTTTAAAGATAAAGTTATTGGATCTGCTAGACCTGATTTAGCTATAAAGAATAAATCAGGAGGAGTTTGGAGAGATAACAAAGGTAATGCATGGTTAGATCCGTATAATAAAGATTCGTGGGAATATCCAATTCAATTAGCAGAAGAAGCAGCACTTATGGGATTTAAAGAAATACAATTTGACTATGTAAGATTTCCTACTGATGGAGATAGAGGAAATATAGATTATGGACAAGCAGGAAAAGATAAATCTAAAGCGGATGCTATAAAAGAATTTTTAGATTATGCAAGAGAGAGACTTCATGATAAGGGCGTAGTTGTATCAGCAGATGTTTTTGGAGATATAATAGCAGTTAAAGGAGATTCTACAATAGGTCAACAGCTAGAGTTACTAGGTGCAAATACTGATATTCTAAGTCCCATGGTTTATCCATCACATTATGGATTAGGGTTCTATGGTGTAGATTATCCTGATACTAAACCTTATGAAATAGTAAATAAAGCTATGGATCAAGCTGTAGAAAGATTAGACACTATACCTAAAGAAGAAAGAGCTAAAATAAGACCATGGTTACAAGATTTTTCTGCCCCTTGGCTTAAAAGTGCATATGGTTCTAATTATATAACATATGGTCCTGAACAAGTTAGAGCTCAGATAAAGGCTACTTATGATTCAGGTCTTGAAGAATGGATACTATGGAATGCTGCAAATAGATATACAGAAGGTGCTTTAGAAAAAGAATAA
- a CDS encoding thioredoxin family protein, which yields MNTIETFNKGLSFDEFLNSSEPKYKDATLDFYNNIELGQDLTSQIKNIDKEINILVCAELWCPDCIVNVPAVQIFNKLNESIKISIIEKDGYEDEFSKIPTFIIYDNKFNELGRFIERPKVIKKIENEGTQPEIIVAKKQYRKGKYILDTVQDILDIIK from the coding sequence ATGAATACGATTGAGACTTTTAATAAAGGATTATCTTTTGATGAATTTTTAAATAGTTCAGAACCAAAATATAAAGATGCTACATTAGATTTTTATAATAATATAGAATTAGGACAAGATTTAACTTCACAAATTAAGAATATAGACAAAGAAATAAATATATTAGTTTGTGCTGAACTTTGGTGTCCCGATTGTATAGTAAATGTTCCAGCTGTACAAATATTTAATAAATTAAATGAAAGTATAAAGATATCTATTATAGAAAAAGATGGATATGAAGATGAATTTTCTAAAATACCTACTTTTATAATTTATGATAATAAGTTTAATGAATTAGGAAGGTTTATAGAAAGGCCAAAAGTTATAAAAAAGATAGAAAATGAAGGAACACAACCCGAAATTATTGTGGCAAAAAAGCAATATAGAAAAGGAAAGTATATCTTAGATACGGTACAAGATATATTAGATATAATAAAATAA